A region from the Pelagovum pacificum genome encodes:
- a CDS encoding SDR family NAD(P)-dependent oxidoreductase, whose protein sequence is MALDQFRLDGKVALVTGGSRGIGLAIATLFVEAGAQVMIAGRTRTDDVDRLCDSGACDWVAGDVTDPDVPDRLVAATLERFGKLDILVNNAGIAAGGDFHEFGDDRLAAINDTNFIAPFRIARVAIVPMLEAGHGTILNIGSISGEVANKPQLQVAYNATKAAVHQMTKVMAFEYAARGIRVNALAPGYVVSDMTAGGRANEDWNRVWTENTPMGRFAEPAEMANCALFLCSDASSYVTGSVLVADGGYLTH, encoded by the coding sequence ATGGCGCTCGACCAGTTCAGACTTGACGGGAAAGTGGCCCTCGTCACGGGGGGCAGCCGTGGGATCGGTCTCGCCATCGCCACGCTGTTCGTCGAGGCGGGCGCGCAGGTGATGATCGCAGGACGCACCCGGACCGACGACGTCGACCGGCTCTGCGACAGCGGCGCCTGTGACTGGGTCGCCGGTGACGTGACGGACCCCGACGTGCCCGACCGGCTGGTCGCCGCGACGCTGGAGCGGTTCGGCAAGCTCGATATCCTCGTCAACAATGCCGGGATCGCCGCCGGCGGCGACTTCCACGAGTTCGGCGACGACCGGCTCGCCGCGATCAACGACACGAACTTCATCGCGCCCTTCCGGATCGCCCGCGTGGCCATCGTGCCGATGCTCGAGGCGGGACATGGCACGATCCTCAACATCGGCTCGATCTCCGGCGAGGTCGCCAACAAGCCCCAGCTTCAGGTCGCCTACAACGCGACCAAGGCTGCGGTGCACCAGATGACGAAGGTGATGGCCTTTGAATATGCGGCGCGCGGCATCCGCGTGAACGCGCTCGCCCCGGGCTACGTCGTCAGCGACATGACGGCGGGCGGCCGGGCGAACGAGGACTGGAACCGGGTGTGGACCGAGAACACGCCCATGGGACGCTTCGCCGAGCCCGCGGAGATGGCGAACTGCGCTCTGTTCCTCTGCTCCGACGCGTCGAGCTACGTCACCGGATCGGTCCTCGTGGCCGACGGTGGATACCTGACGCATTGA